From the genome of Capricornis sumatraensis isolate serow.1 chromosome 17, serow.2, whole genome shotgun sequence, one region includes:
- the YPEL1 gene encoding protein yippee-like 1 — MVRATKSKTFQAYLPDCHRTYSCVHCRAHLANHDELISKSFQGSQGRAYLFNSVVNVGCGPAEERVLLTGLHAVADIYCENCKTTLGWKYEHAFESSQKYKEGKFIIELAHMVKDNGWE; from the exons ATGGTGAGGGCGACCAAGTCCAAAACTTTCCAAGCGTATCTGCCAGACTGCCACCGGACCTACAGCTGTGTCCACTGCAGGGCCCACCTGGCGAATCACGACGAGCTGATCTCTAAG TCCTTTCAGGGAAGTCAGGGACGAGCCTACCTCTTCAACTCAGT GGTGAACGTGGGCTGCGGCCCTGCGGAGGAGCGAGTCCTGCTCACCGGCCTGCACGCCGTGGCCGACATCTACTGCGAGAATTGCAAGACCACGCTCGGGTGGAAATAC gAGCACGCCTTTGAAAGCAGTCAGAAGTATAAGGAAGGGAAGTTCATCATCGAGCTCGCTCACATGGTCAAAGACAATGGCTGGGAGTAA